One stretch of Callospermophilus lateralis isolate mCalLat2 chromosome 11, mCalLat2.hap1, whole genome shotgun sequence DNA includes these proteins:
- the Efnb3 gene encoding ephrin-B3, whose product MGAPHSGPGGVRVGALLLLGFLGLVSGLSLEPVYWNSANKRFQAEGGYVLYPQIGDRLDLLCPRARPPGPHSSPNYEFYKLYLVGGAQGRRCEAPPAPNLLLTCDRPDLDLRFTIKFQEYSPNLWGHEFRSHHDYYIIATSDGTREGLESLQGGVCLTRGMKVLLRVGQSPRGGAVPRKPVSEMPMERDRGAAHSLEPGKESMPGDPTSNATSRGAEGPLPPPSMPAVAGAAGGLALLLLGVAGAGGAMCWRRRRAKPSESRHPGPGSFGRGGSLGLGAGGGMGPREAEPGELGIALRGGGAADPPFCPHYEKVSGDYGHPVYIVQDGPPQSPPNIYYKV is encoded by the exons ATGGGGGCCCCCCATTCTGGGCCGGGGGGCGTGCGAGTTGGGGCCCTGCTGCTGCTGGGTTTTTTGGGGCTGGTGTCCGGGCTCAGCCTGGAGCCCGTCTACTGGAACTCGGCGAACAAGAG GTTCCAGGCAGAGGGTGGTTATGTGCTCTACCCTCAGATTGGGGACCGGCTAGACCTCCTCTGCCCCCGGGCCCGACCTCCTGGCCCCCACTCCTCTCCTAATTATGAGTTCTACAAGCTGTACCTGGTAGGGGGTGCCCAGGGTCGGCGCTGCGAGGCACCCCCTGCCCCAAACCTTCTTCTCACTTGCGACCGGCCAGATCTGGATCTCCGCTTCACCATCAAGTTCCAGGAATACAGCCCTAACCTCTGGGGCCATGAGTTCCGCTCGCACCATGATTACTACATAATTG CCACATCAGATGGGACCCGGGAAGGCCTGGAGAGTTTACAGGGAGGTGTGTGCCTAACCAGAGGCATGAAGGTGCTTCTCCGAGTGGGACAAA GTCCCCGAGGAGGGGCTGTTCCCCGAAAACCTGTGTCTGAAATGCCCATGGAGAGAGACCGAGGGGCAGCCCACAGCCTGGAGCCTGGGAAGGAAAGCATGCCAG GTGACCCCACCAGCAATGCAACCTCCCGGGGTGCTGAaggccccctgccccctcccagcATGCCCGCAGTGGCTGGGGCAGCAGGGGGGCTGGCGCTGCTCTTGCTGGGCGTGGCAGGGGCTGGGGGTGCCATGTGTTGGCGGAGACGGCGGGCCAAGCCTTCGGAGAGTCGCCACCCTGGTCCCGGCTCCTTTGGGAGGGGAGGGTCTCTGGGCCTGGGGGCGGGAGGTGGAATGGGACCTCGGGAGGCTGAGCCTGGGGAGCTAGGGATAGCTCTGCGGGGCGGTGGGGCTGCAGATCCCCCCTTTTGTCCCCACTATGAGAAGGTGAGTGGTGACTATGGGCATCCTGTGTACATCGTGCAGGATGGGCCCCCCCAGAGCCCTCCAAACATCTACTACAAGGTATGA